One window from the genome of Eucalyptus grandis isolate ANBG69807.140 chromosome 7, ASM1654582v1, whole genome shotgun sequence encodes:
- the LOC120295993 gene encoding disease resistance protein RUN1-like produces the protein MLPTTSTSSLHQIAVAAPHPTKTSPQPPYHALVANRQVDTRNFVNHLHNALERNKIRAFLDQSLERGLEIAPAINEVIEQSRSAIVVISQTFASSPWCLDELDKILDCKEKKGQLVFLIFMDVDPREMREQSGSFTWIGQSEKGFGQENADKVRRWRDALRKAGNLTGWSLGNRLEAEFIQYVVEKISRRLSCSYTSLFAFHSVALDSQVQALFSLLRLEVEEVRILGISGTRGIGDPFANILSDGVSEFSNDIHVVTNFMRSKLHNMRVLLVFDDVEGLLDPLCRLIKAINLGLGSRVILIPQQEETLSGLRGEIFKVRSLNDDQALELFSWNAFCERYPKSDYKMLSNCFTSFSKGLPLVLTLMGSFLNGKSIKEWQRAFDQLKEIPQGKVHEIPRIVINGLEANERMIFLDIACFLNGYDKEEIIKSLNQCGVLANSGIEILAQKSLVYIDENNKIWMHDLIQEMGRRIVIQECPNNPSKRSRIWHHEDALQVVRQNSGTKAIEGIKLDKIDVQDLILHANSFKKMKKLRLFMMADHVLDCGPAGHLSEKLQAHFARNGGIMLAFWEVLVKRISKFWSRGA, from the exons ACAGGTTGACACGCGCAACTTCGTGAACCATCTCCACAATGCTCTTGAGCGAAACAAGATAAGGGCGTTCCTTGACCAAAGTCTGGAAAGAGGACTAGAGATTGCACCAGCAATCAATGAAGTAATAGAGCAGTCGAGGAGCGCCATTGTGGTCATCTCTCAGACCTTTGCCTCCTCGCCGTGGTGCCTGGACGAACTGGATAAGATCCTTGattgcaaggaaaagaaaggccagCTGGTGTTCCTCATTTTCATGGATGTCGACCCCAGAGAAATGCGTGAGCAGTCCGGATCTTTCACGTGGATCGGCCAAAGCGAGAAGGGTTTTGGGCAGGAGAATGCCGACAAGGTCCGGAGGTGGAGAGACGCTCTCCGAAAAGCCGGCAACCTCACTGGTTGGTCTCTTGGAAACAG ACTTGAAGCGGAATTCATCCAATATGTCGTGGAGAAAATCTCGAGAAGACTAAGTTGCTCATACACGAGCCTATTTGCTTTCCATTCAGTTGCGTTAGATTCTCAGGTACAAGCGTTGTTCTCCTTACTCCGATTAGAGGTTGAGGAGGTCCGAATCCTGGGAATTTCCGGCACAAGGGGGATAG GAGACCCTTTTGCTAACATTCTCAGCGATGGAGTTTCAGAGTTCAGCAATGATATTCATGTAGTAACAAATTTCATGAGGAGTAAGCTTCACAACATGAGGGTTTTGTTGGTGTTTGATGATGTTGAAGGATTGTTGGATCCATTGTGCCGCCTCATCAAGGCAATAAACTTAGGCTTGGGAAGTAGAGTTATTTTGATCCCCCAACAGGAAGAAACCTTAAGCGGTTTAAGGGGGGAAATCTTTAAGGTAAGATCATTGAATGATGATCAAGCTCTCGAGCTTTTCAGTTGGAATGCATTCTGCGAAAGATATCCCAAAAGTGATTATAAAATGCTCTCAAATTGTTTCACTAGTTTTTCTAAAGGGCTTCCTTTGGTACTCACCTTGATGGGTTCTTTCTTGAATGGCAAAAGCATCAAGGAATGGCAAAGAGCTTTTGATCAATTGAAAGAAATCCCTCAGGGAAAGGTTCATGAAATACCGAGGATTGTTATCAATGGCTTAGAGGCCAACGAGAGGATGATTTTTCTTGACATTGCGTGTTTTCTCAATGGATATGACAAAGAAGAGATCATCAAATCCCTAAACCAATGCGGGGTCCTTGCGAATAGTGGGATTGAGATTCTGGCTCAAAAGTCACTTGTATACAttgatgaaaataacaaaatatggatgcatgatttgattcaAGAAATGGGTAGACGGATCGTGATTCAAGAGTGCCCTAATAACCCTAGTAAGCGAAGTAGAATATGGCATCATGAGGATGCTCTACAAGTGGTTAGGCAAAACTCG GGAACAAAGGCTATTGAAGGCATTAAATTAGACAAGATAGATGTACAAGACTTGATCTTGCATGCAAACTCAttcaaaaagatgaagaagcttAGGCTATTTATGATGGCCGATCACGTCCTTGACTGTGGACCGGCCGGACATCTATCAGAAAAGTTGCAGGCACATTTCGCACGGAACGGTGGTATTATGCTTGCGTTTTGGGAGGTGCTGGTGAAGAGAATTTCCAAGTTCTGGTCTCGTGGAGCTTGA